The following proteins are co-located in the Citrobacter freundii ATCC 8090 = MTCC 1658 = NBRC 12681 genome:
- a CDS encoding AMP nucleosidase — protein sequence MNNKGSSLTPTQALDKLDALYEQSVKALRSAIGKYIETGTLPDVIARHNGLFVYPSLCVTWDGIATNPPKTRAYGRFTHAGSYTTTITRPSLFRPYLEEQLTLLYQDYDAHISVEPSQHEIPYPYVIDGSELTLDRSMSAGLTRHFPTTELSQIGDETADGIFHPAEFSPLSHFDARRVDFSLARLRHYTGTPVEHFQPFVLFTNYTRYVDEFVRWGCSQILDPDSPYIALSCAGGIWITAETEAPEEAISDLAWKKHQMPAWHLITADGQGITLVNIGVGPSNAKTICDHLAVLRPDVWLMIGHCGGLRESQAIGDYVLAHAYLRDDHVLDAVLPPDIPIPSIAEVQRALYDATKEVSGMPGEEVKQRLRTGTVVTTDDRNWELRYSASALRFNLSRAVAIDMESATIAAQGYRFRVPYGTLLCVSDKPLHGEIKLPGQANRFYEGAISEHLQIGIRAIDRLRAEGDRLHSRKLRTFNEPPFR from the coding sequence ATGAACAATAAGGGCTCCAGCCTGACCCCAACTCAGGCACTGGATAAACTGGACGCGCTGTACGAGCAGTCGGTTAAAGCACTGCGTAGCGCCATTGGTAAGTATATTGAAACAGGGACGCTCCCTGATGTAATCGCCCGCCATAACGGTCTTTTTGTTTACCCATCACTGTGTGTCACCTGGGATGGCATCGCCACCAATCCCCCGAAAACCCGAGCCTATGGTCGTTTTACCCATGCGGGCAGCTACACCACTACGATTACCCGTCCGTCGCTTTTTCGTCCGTATCTTGAAGAACAGCTCACGCTGCTGTATCAGGATTATGATGCGCATATCTCCGTCGAGCCGTCGCAGCATGAAATCCCCTATCCCTATGTGATTGACGGTTCAGAACTGACGCTGGATCGCTCGATGAGCGCCGGATTAACGCGCCATTTCCCCACCACTGAATTGTCGCAGATTGGTGACGAAACGGCAGACGGGATTTTTCATCCGGCGGAATTTTCTCCGCTGTCTCACTTCGATGCCCGACGCGTGGATTTTTCGCTGGCGCGACTACGTCATTACACGGGAACGCCGGTTGAACATTTTCAACCTTTTGTGCTGTTCACTAACTACACCCGCTACGTCGATGAGTTTGTGCGTTGGGGTTGCAGCCAGATCCTCGACCCGGACAGCCCATATATCGCGCTTTCTTGTGCGGGCGGGATCTGGATCACCGCCGAAACCGAAGCGCCAGAAGAAGCCATCTCCGATCTCGCCTGGAAGAAACACCAGATGCCCGCCTGGCATTTAATCACGGCTGACGGTCAGGGGATCACGCTGGTCAATATCGGCGTTGGCCCGTCTAACGCCAAAACCATTTGCGATCATCTGGCCGTACTGCGTCCTGACGTCTGGCTGATGATTGGTCACTGCGGTGGTCTGCGTGAAAGTCAGGCGATTGGCGACTATGTTCTGGCCCATGCTTATCTGCGTGACGACCACGTGTTGGATGCCGTACTACCGCCGGATATTCCGATTCCGAGCATTGCGGAAGTACAACGCGCCCTGTATGACGCCACCAAAGAAGTCAGCGGTATGCCCGGTGAAGAAGTTAAACAGCGCTTGCGTACCGGTACTGTCGTCACCACCGACGATCGTAACTGGGAGCTACGCTATTCCGCTTCTGCGCTGCGTTTCAACCTCAGTCGCGCGGTGGCTATCGATATGGAAAGCGCCACCATCGCCGCTCAGGGATACCGTTTCCGCGTTCCGTACGGCACGCTGCTGTGCGTTTCCGACAAGCCGCTGCACGGTGAGATCAAACTGCCTGGTCAGGCCAACCGTTTTTATGAAGGTGCTATTTCTGAGCATCTGCAAATAGGTATCCGGGCTATCGATCGTCTGCGTGCTGAAGGCGACCGACTGCACTCCCGTAAATTACGTACATTCAACGAACCGCCGTTCCGTTAA